DNA from Fusarium falciforme chromosome 7, complete sequence:
ACACACCCTTTCAACTCACTCGCGCTTAGTCGGATAATAATCGCCGTCATATCTCGGCCCCTCGGCCTGGGACTCGCGCCGGGCCTTCGCTTCGGCCCCTCGCAACTGCATGCATCGCTGCATGGAACCACATGTGGGACTTGTTAAATTCAGCGAGATGTAACATGGCCTATGCAACGGACTTCTCGGACATccgcttaataattaaacaAGTCCGGCATTTGCGAATATTCCGGTAGGAAGCGGGTGATCGACGTCAAGCCCTTGCTGCCCCTCTCCGCGCAACGAGGTTCGAGACACTACCGCCTCTCGGGGAAAACCCATTCGTTTCTCTGCATGCTCACTTTCTACTGGCAATTCTGGTTATTTCCGCACCGAACTGAAAACCTTAAGGCTTTCCCTGTTGGACCGTAGGGCTTAGTGCTTAGGACATGTGCTCCCTCTGCCAACATCTAGACGCGCCAGCCCCAGGGGGTACTTTTGTCATGATCAGCATCAATgaggtaaataatagtccaATATGACTCCACTCCACCAAGCTCCGAGTCAATCTGAGACAGCGTCGACTCATCAAGGTGTCCGAGCCACTGATGTCAAGAGTTGCCGGGCAAGCATATCCACCGAGAGCCGCCGAGCGCCGTCTCGCGAGGGCCGGCTTATGGTCTCTTTTCCCAATTGTCGGAGTCTGTTGTTCCGGGCGGGCAATGGTGCCAAAAATGAGGCTGGGTTTTCGGATAGGCAATGATAGATGGGGAGGGGGTGTATTGGGGTGGTCAGCCCTGTTTCTAGGGTGGTCAGCTTGGATTTATCGGTCGTGAATTCTCCCCCACGATGCCTGGAAAGCTGTCAAGAACTCGATAATCAAACTATGAGTTCCAGAGGAAGACTAGTAAACTCAATTGTTGTTCTATTATCCATTACGTCGCCAGTCAGCTTACCTCATCCCACAAGAACAGCTATCCTTCTGTCCATCTGTTTGTCTGGTCATGCGGATGGAATTGATTTTCCCCCTATCCAAACTAGGATAGAACTGTCTTTGCTGGACATGTCACAAAGTCGTCTTGACTTGAAAGTACCTCGAGTTTCTCGGTGTCCTCATGAATAGGTGCTCAGCACATCTAGCCCAGCTTTCGGAGAGTTCGGTCGTTCATTAGTGTCTATGGATTTCTTGAACTAGGCTCTTTCATTTATGCCCGACGTTCTCTTGAAATCCTTCATAGACTCAAAAACTACCATGTAAATTCCCATCTACCCACTGCCTTGCTAGTCCACACGAAGTTGTCAGAATACCGGGCCTAGGACCCATAACACAAATTCGTAGGCAACCTCCAACAAAGTTCTTTAACATTGCTTTCTTCGTCTTATTCGAGAACATTCCACAAAATCTGAGGACTTATGCATGATCTTGTGACTTCTCGCCGCATAAACCCAGATACTTCCTCGCCTTCTAGTTATTGGCCTTCTTTCGTTTGCCGCCTACGTACTTGTCACGTAGCCTGCTATCAGAAACCCCTCAAACTTACAGTTCTTCTCGAATACAATACCCAGCCTGAATATCTGGCTAGCTACTTGAACGTGGAATCTCCTATCATAGAGGTTCTCCTTCCTAGGAGGCGAAGAATCCGCCCATAGTTCACCCTAAAGAGCCACTTCACCTGGACATTGCCAAGCTAGGTACACCAGCACAATCCGCCACAAAACAATATATGGGGCATTTCCGTTGTGTTTGGGTTTCTGAATATCTACTTGGTACATGTTTAGATAACTTCACGAGAATCTAACAGTTTAAAGACGGTATGGTCATTTGAGCTCAGTCCTTAACCCAAAATTAGTCCAACAGAATTTTCAAGAACCATGGCTCTTAACAATGCGAGTAGCACCCCACCATGGCCTAGGCACATGCAACGTGTAGCAAGTTTTCTCCATGCATCATCACATTCCAGAGGTCAGGAATGTTCCCCGCAATGACTGCCGTGGAGTTCCGAGACAACTCCACTTCAAGTCTGACAGATGGTTCCTGAATATGCTTAATGACACAAGTGGACATCTTACCTGCGTTGAGAGCTTACGAATCCTAGCCCAAGAGTAAGAATATCTCTCGGCACTCGCTGCAGCCCTGTCCTGAGGTGGCACGGTCTCCCAGATCAAGCCGTGATCGACGGTCCAACAGTCCAACCATGTTCCACCGATCCTCTGCACAGTGGGACACGGTATCTTTCACCCCAGGGGTTGGTACGGTGAGGCTGGCTGAGACAATGGTGGCGCGGTAAGCTGAGAGTTTCGAGCTTCATTTGCAGGACCGGCCTGCAGCCGTGTCTCAGGTCGGAGAAATATTGAACTTGGAGGGAACATGTGATGATAACTTGAGAAGTTGGTTGCTACGCTCTCAGCCTGTATTTGGAGTATAAGAAGGACAGTCACCTGCATAGAACTTGAGATCTCCCACGCCTTCGAGCAGACATGTTCACACAACAACCATGGCTCAAATTCAGGATTTTCAGGGGATGCAATATTCCCGCGATGGCCCCTCATCCGAAAAGCTTGACTATGGCTACTTCAACCAGCAGTATGCCTCCTCACCCTACCAACAGGAACGCGACCTGAACCCTGCCATGGTCATTCAGCCAAAGGGAGACCAAGATGTCATCGGGGCTGTCAACTGGGCCAGGCAGAACAAGGTTGCCATCGCTGTCAAGAGTGGTGGTCACTAGTACAGCGGAGCCTGCTCGACCGGTGGCAAGAACATTCAGATCGACCTCTCCAACACGTACAAGGACATGAAGGTCCTCAACCCCAAGGTCCCTGTTGCCGAGGACAGGGCGCTCGTCTTTGTTGGTGTCAGCAATCAGCTCAAGGACTTCAACGCCTATCTCAGACATAATGGGCTCTTTGTTCCACACGGACAGTGCGCTTATGTCTGTGTGGGTGGCCATGGACAAACAGGTGGCTATGGCCAGCTTGGCCGCAGCTTCGGCCTGTTTGGTGATCATATCAGGACCATTCGCATGGTTTGCCACGACGGTGTCATTCGAGAGATCACCAAGGACAGCGATGCTGAGCTCTTCCACGCCATTCTTGGCGGCAGTCCCGGCAActttggcatcatcaccCACTACATCGTCGAGGTGTTCCAGGGCAAGAGTTACATGGGGACTGTTGCTGGCCCCAACGGAATCAAGGGTCCTCATGGGATGAAGGCCCTCTATCTCTACAACCCCGACgtcctcaagaagcttctCACTGAGGTGGCAAAGATGGGGGATGACGCCAAGTTTCCGCAAGGTTTTGACCTCTGTGTGAGTGTTCTCAGTACCGACTTTCCCGTCACAGTTCTGTTCCCATCTTTGAAGGATGCCAGCCTGTGGGAGAAGATCCagaacaagatcaagcaaGCCCTTGCCGACGATGTCCTGGACCTCCTTAACGGAGCTTTCCCAGCTATCATTGTTGTCTACGCTCAGTGGTGCCCTGTCAGCAAGACCGACAAGTACGATAAGAGTGTTGATGCTTGGTTCCAAAAGTTCCGAGACCTCAAAGATTCCTTCAAGTTGCACACTCTGCGGATTGAGGAGTCGGAAGCCGACGAGGACATGTCCAAGATGACCGGGCGATGGATCTTCCCCAAGCAGCGGGAGTTTGACCTTCCTTACGTCAAGCGCACATACGCCACTAACTCGAGAACTCTTGAGAAGGATGGCTGGGTCGATTCTGTAGTTAGGCGTCTCGACTTGATCTACAACCCACGCCAGAAGCTCGGCCACAACAAGGGTGAGGATGAGTATGAAGTCTACACCCATTGCAAGCTCTCAGTTCAGATCCAGTGCTTTGGAGGTGACAACTCGCGTTTTTGTACCGACAGGAACAACGGAACCTCTTACAGCTGGAGAGACTCCAGTGTTGTCCAGACACTCGACTGCTTCCACGATCCTGGCGACAAGTACAAGCAGTACGCTCTCAACTGGCAGAAGGAGAACGACGCCATCATGGTTGGCCGTTCTAGTCCGTTCAGCAAGCAGGGCAAGCGTGTGCTCTGGGGGTCTTATGGAGACTGGGATCTTGGAAAGCCCGAGATTTGGAAGTGTTACTATGAGGATGAGCCAAAGTATCAGAGGTTGGGCAAGGCTAGGGGCAAGGCTGATCCCAACGGCACCTTTACTGCGAACCCGTTCGCTGTCAAGGCTATAAATGGGGCCTAGGTGCTTGAACGGATTGACGGTGAGCGAGAGACCTGGATCATTTCGAGGCTGGGAGAGAGGGGTTCAATGGACTTGTGTTCTGTTACCAAATTGTCTGCAGACAATACTCATTTCATGAAAGCTTTCTACACAAAACGGTGAGGACTAACACCCTCTCAGAGGACTTGCAGCCTTCAAGCAGTCATCTAGTCCCTGTGTATCCTTTCGAAGCCGGCCTCGAAGGCGCTGTTTGAGCCGCTGCAACGGTGATCTCTggcacatacgaccatacccatTGGAAAATACGGGATCCCGTTCGCTCTCCCATAGTCAAGTCAATGAGGGGtggattagtagttgggtcggtgacgaccagcgaattcccgctgttgtatgtcTTTTTGAAATTTTTGTTTATTTTATTGCCTTATTCTTTGTGGTGTTGTGTTGAGGCTGTCGAGATTGTGCGTTGGGGGCAACCGTTCACCTCGAGGTTCCAGCAAACGTGTTCTAAGTCCATGGAAAATCGGTCTTGCTATACACCGCGAGCCCTCGATAGGGTTGTGTAATTTCTAGGAATTCTGGGTCATTATGGGGCGAATGGAGTGGACCAAGCGAGCATGAGCTTGCTCACCGTCTTTCGTGCAATAACTACTTCAAGTCTCTACATACGATAGCGTATGTTCACATTTTAGACATTGAGATTAAGCGTGGTCACAAATTCTATTCGAGAAATGCGTATAAAtgactctattattatatgcaCTGTGTGGTCTATCTATACTTATACTGAGGCCCGCTGAGCTTGCCCCGTCAAAAAAGGACAGTTCCCACCGGCATTGTAAAATCTGATCTTGCCGTGGTTCCCTAGTTGTACGAGTTAGGCCCTCGTCAGTTATCTCAGTCTAATAACGGCCGCCGCTGTTGAACGTGTTGTTTGTCTTCTGCTGCATCTGGAGGAGAGCCAACGTACGAAGTTCGGGTTCAACGCGGAGCATCCTAGGCTCCTCGATACGACCCATGTTTCCGTCTGAGACCAAAGGCTGAATACCTTGATCTGGCTGATGGAAGATGGCATGCGAGCGGTCAGAAGGGCCCTCGTAGTTGGCCTCCAAACACACAGACCGAGTTTCCACACAACCGCTGTACAGGCTCCTTCTCACACTAGAACTCGATTGCCCACTCAGGCTGGTTGGGTGGGAAGTTGCGCTATAAACTGCATTCTTGGCCGCCTTGCTGGAAGCCTTGGAGCTGGTATGAGTGCAGGTGTTAGACATGATGAACGCCTGAGGCTGACAGAGATCCTGTTTCTGTGTTTAAGATAGTTCTGTAAGGGTGGGAATCGCGTGTATGTTCGAACTGAGGCTGGACAGTTAGGCTGAAGAGAATAGAGGGCGTCTTGTCAATGTTAATGAAGGAGCTTTTATACTTGGATATTGTACCTGACACTTGAAGTGCCCAATTCGAGGTTACGGTGGTGTTCTGTTCATCTGACAGGAAATTAGCCACGATGAATACGCATCAACAAAGAGATATAACAATGGTTATGGCAGTGTGAGCGCGTAGCAGGGAATGGTGAACAATGGAATCAGGGGCTACTGAAACAACGTGACAAAGAAATCAAGAAAACAAGCATCAAGTGAATCAAGTGAACATGAGTCAACATTTCAATGCAAAATATAGTTTCGTTCGAACTATTTACAAAGCCTTCGTCAAAGGAAACTTGGAGCCAAAGGCCAAGGGTGGTGGTCAGTGGTTGCTTCAATATGGACAGAATTGTGATCGACCTATCACCGAGATCCTATTCTTTTCTCGTTAGGCAGTAACTGGCAACTATTTTCATCTAGACTTGTGACAAATCAGCACTGGAACCCTGGTGAGTCCCACCCAAGATATTTCCATCTTCATTCTCATCCTTCAACAAGGCTTGGCCAAACCTGAGGCGCAATGCctctttagcttattaatcaCATCTCAGCGTGTCATAAACGATAACAAAGAACAAATCAAGTCCTTGGATCTGACCAGGGTCGCGTGTCCTTCCAAACCCTTGCGCGACAAGGCCCTGTTGGACGCTAATGACTCTCAAAAATCACTTATCACAACTTCAACAACTGGGCTGTAACCAACAAAGCAGCTGCCTAAATGTCTGAGGCATCAACAGTTTGGTCTTCGAGCTTGTGAATCATGGAAGCTTTAGGCTGCTCATGGTTGCAAGACCTTCCCGTCGCTGCACGCCGCTTTTCGATGATCTGATATCACACCGAGAGTCGGCTGGTTCGGCACATGCAGAGCCAACGCGGCTGTTTGACGAAGAGTGTCATACTTCTCTCATTTGAGTGGCCACTGAATATGTTTGAGCAAGCCTGGATGCAGTCAAGATGTTCAACGTGATAGGCTAGCTCGCCATAGCTGGAGCTTGGAACAACAAAGCCAATAAAAATGCCCAGGGAGTGTTTCACCACCGACTTTGCCGCGCTGTCCCTGGTAGCATCGACCATCTTTCTCGGCCAGCGAGCCCCGCTAAAGAAACCTGATCACAGCAGGCTGAAACTGCCGCGCATTGCGGGAACTGTGTATCTCTCTCAGAGTGAAGCTGCTGGTTCTTCTTATCAACATCCGTGACTTGGATACTGGGGGCATTTTCCATACCCTGGCATCTCATTTGCTGGATCCGAATCCTGGCGCCAAAACAGGGCCTTTGGCTTCGCTTCCGTCTGGCCACTTCCACTAGAGCTTGATTTCGTGCTCCGAGTCAAGGGGTCGCATCCTCGAGAAACAAGACGAACTCTCGGGTGCTAAAATCCCGCAACTCGTCTCTCCGACAGGACCATAGCACGGTCTTGGCTGCATGGCGTGCTATTAAAACAGGATTGCAAGGGCCCTCTTTGGAGGCTGGGTAGACAGGGCCTTTACCGTAGAACACACCCAAAAAGGAATTGTacggcgatgatgatacGCACCAGGGGTCTCAGGACCCAGCTTGTTGCAACTGCAAGCCAACAGGAGTTTGATATGACCTGACGAGGATTGTTGTCATTTTAAGTGCCGGAATCACGGGTTTCTGACCCTCCCGCATCAAAATGCCAGGCATCGCCTACCTGCTCGCCGCCACTTGGTCTGACCATGGTCAGTCGTTACCGTGATTCTCGCGCCTAAGGGCAACCAAGATCGACATCTATTTAATCTTGTTAGGCCTACCCTATCTCATAGACGCCTCAAGATGCATTCTTTAATGTTTACCGCCCTCTCGATACTTGGCTTGGTAGCC
Protein-coding regions in this window:
- a CDS encoding FAD-binding PCMH-type domain-containing protein: MAQIQDFQGMQYSRDGPSSEKLDYGYFNQQYASSPYQQERDLNPAMVIQPKGDQDVIGAVNWARQNKVAIANIQIDLSNTYKDMKVLNPKVPVAEDRALVFVGVSNQLKDFNAYLRHNGLFVPHGQCAYVCVGGHGQTGGYGQLGRSFGLFGDHIRTIRMVCHDGVIREITKDSDAELFHAILGGSPGNFGIITHYIVEVFQGKSYMGTVAGPNGIKGPHGMKALYLYNPDVLKKLLTEVAKMGDDAKFPQGFDLCVSVLSTDFPVTVLFPSLKDASLWEKIQNKIKQALADDVLDLLNGAFPAIIVVYAQWCPVSKTDKYDKSVDAWFQKFRDLKDSFKLHTLRIEESEADEDMSKMTGRWIFPKQREFDLPYVKRTYATNSRTLEKDGWVDSVVRRLDLIYNPRQKLGHNKGEDEYEVYTHCKLSVQIQCFGGDNSRFCTDRNNGTSYSWRDSSVVQTLDCFHDPGDKYKQYALNWQKENDAIMVGRSSPFSKQGKRVLWGSYGDWDLGKPEIWKCYYEDEPKYQRLGKARGKADPNGTFTANPFAVKAINGA